A genome region from Paenibacillus pabuli includes the following:
- a CDS encoding DUF4340 domain-containing protein gives MKKWIPTILVVLVLIVGWIYAANQNYFREEEAVKAKLLGIQSEDIQSITIHDPSEDKTDAPASSSSSAQLELKDGVWSMVEPKAYPLNGYTISSWLEALSGAEQELIVEETPTDLEKYGLGASAARLDIKTKDSRDITLTIGGQLPADDARYVQVNSGPVVAVQSETIGNMELTRRDLLDTTPFNLDETNVVSLDWEGEAATWMLKSASEDGAAERTWTMNGEAVESTDAGSLIGKIKNLSTAEDVRKASELKDAVPRFTLSVEQNVNGENITDVYRGLTLASEPDIIYVITPDGQWAYSLQADALQDAENFPDTLKASDTSTEATNEEDSTSSTE, from the coding sequence ATGAAGAAATGGATTCCGACGATTCTGGTCGTATTGGTACTGATTGTGGGCTGGATTTATGCGGCCAATCAGAATTATTTTCGCGAAGAAGAAGCGGTGAAGGCCAAGTTGCTGGGCATTCAGTCAGAGGATATCCAGTCCATTACCATTCATGACCCAAGTGAAGACAAGACGGATGCTCCAGCTTCCTCCTCTTCATCTGCACAATTGGAGCTGAAAGATGGCGTATGGAGCATGGTGGAACCCAAGGCGTACCCGCTCAACGGTTATACAATCAGCAGCTGGCTGGAAGCACTAAGCGGAGCAGAACAGGAATTGATTGTGGAAGAGACGCCGACCGATCTGGAGAAGTATGGATTGGGTGCGAGTGCTGCCCGTCTGGATATCAAAACCAAGGACAGCCGTGACATCACATTGACGATCGGCGGACAGCTGCCTGCAGATGACGCCCGTTATGTACAGGTGAATTCGGGTCCCGTCGTTGCTGTGCAGTCGGAGACGATTGGCAATATGGAGCTGACAAGGCGTGATCTGCTCGATACGACACCGTTTAATCTCGATGAAACAAATGTGGTTTCTCTGGACTGGGAAGGTGAAGCAGCAACCTGGATGTTGAAGTCGGCTTCGGAGGACGGTGCGGCTGAGCGGACATGGACGATGAATGGTGAAGCGGTTGAATCCACAGATGCCGGTTCCCTTATTGGCAAAATTAAAAATCTCTCCACTGCGGAAGATGTCCGCAAAGCTTCCGAGCTTAAGGATGCTGTGCCGCGCTTCACCTTGTCTGTGGAGCAGAATGTAAATGGAGAGAACATAACAGACGTGTACCGGGGACTTACCCTTGCATCGGAACCCGATATCATCTATGTGATTACACCCGATGGTCAGTGGGCATATTCCCTTCAGGCAGATGCTTTGCAGGATGCGGAGAATTTTCCAGATACATTGAAGGCGTCTGATACATCAACGGAAGCCACAAATGAAGAAGATTCAACCTCATCCACTGAGTAG
- a CDS encoding YhcN/YlaJ family sporulation lipoprotein translates to MPAAKKAKAISLSLSTAIFVMAGLTGCGDGRDNNNMQTNNAGQEVRGLNRYGVETNGMDGIRAKSYRMHNVTDLKSSDELAKRITEMKEIKSANVLLTDRNAYVAVRLTDGHNGKMDSQANHNDNAGRNTTMNGTMRNRASGTMRTESMNQDLGGMRVHAGDGTMSPYTTSGIAPGLNTGSATDRSHMGNDRSIYGTMGTGSFGMMRGLTNTGRERSMSDGHYGMQSEGQNAGQRQDSSDDNTSEEIKGKVAAKIKQFAPNVENVYVSANPDFVDHVQTYADDIRNGKPVSGMIDTFQSMVERIFPTNAMDQRRDGILGDGLMNRNNNNNDGIMNPNNHR, encoded by the coding sequence ATGCCAGCAGCCAAAAAGGCGAAAGCAATCAGCTTATCATTGTCTACTGCAATTTTTGTAATGGCCGGACTGACAGGGTGTGGTGATGGCCGGGATAACAACAATATGCAAACCAATAATGCGGGTCAGGAAGTTCGAGGACTGAACCGTTATGGTGTGGAGACCAATGGAATGGATGGCATTCGTGCCAAGAGTTATCGCATGCACAATGTTACTGACCTGAAATCCAGTGACGAACTGGCAAAACGCATTACCGAAATGAAAGAGATCAAGTCGGCCAATGTGCTGTTAACCGACCGCAACGCTTATGTTGCTGTTCGTTTGACAGACGGCCACAACGGTAAGATGGATAGCCAAGCGAATCACAACGATAACGCTGGTCGTAACACCACCATGAACGGTACCATGCGTAATCGTGCGAGCGGAACCATGCGCACCGAGAGCATGAACCAAGATCTGGGCGGTATGCGTGTACATGCTGGAGATGGAACCATGTCTCCATATACCACAAGTGGCATTGCCCCAGGGCTTAACACCGGTTCGGCAACGGATCGCAGCCATATGGGTAACGACCGCAGCATTTACGGCACCATGGGTACCGGATCATTCGGCATGATGCGTGGGTTGACGAACACGGGCAGAGAGCGCTCCATGAGTGATGGTCACTATGGTATGCAGAGTGAGGGGCAAAACGCGGGGCAGCGCCAGGATAGCTCGGATGACAACACGTCCGAAGAGATCAAAGGCAAAGTTGCTGCAAAAATCAAGCAATTTGCTCCAAACGTGGAGAATGTCTATGTATCGGCCAATCCGGATTTCGTTGATCATGTGCAGACGTATGCCGACGATATTCGTAACGGAAAGCCGGTTAGCGGCATGATTGATACGTTCCAGTCGATGGTTGAACGGATCTTCCCGACCAATGCCATGGATCAGCGCCGTGATGGTATTCTCGGTGATGGCCTGATGAACCGCAACAATAATAACAATGATGGCATAATGAATCCTAATAATCATCGGTAA
- a CDS encoding DHA2 family efflux MFS transporter permease subunit, which yields MKQQTAVNQNPEEFSIKAIILPLLAIIVGMIMVILDSTVVNVAIPNLVQYFETDLKTIQWTVTGYTLALSAVIPLAGWLTDRFGAKRVFLFTIAMFTLGSVLCSIAQSPEQLIVYRIIQGLGGGMVAPIGMAMVFRLAPPERRGSIMGMLGIPMLLAPALGPVLSGWFIQSLSWHWIFLINLPIGIAAFILCIKFLPDTDRGRTPALDLLGMILAPIAFSMLAYGVSEGGTSWTSTSTLTGVIVGGVALILFIIVEMRHQNPLLELRVFKSSDFTRGIILAWVSQIALFGAMILIPLYLQQIKGYTALETGLILLPQALASGVGMPLGGRLFDKIGARPLAFVGLGIISGALFILSSITSETGLGLIILSLVMMGLGMGLSMMPLNTHVLNAAPRKLVGRVTPLTAAAQQVVVSFAVAGLTGFLTSRIATNTTATDGASVIKGLVSGFNDTFFLAACIALFGCLLSLILRKPKRMQQETLQTGDDPDPAMMMGH from the coding sequence ATGAAACAACAAACAGCAGTCAACCAGAATCCGGAGGAGTTTTCGATCAAAGCGATTATCCTTCCGCTCTTGGCCATTATTGTAGGTATGATCATGGTCATTCTGGACAGTACTGTCGTGAACGTCGCCATTCCGAATCTCGTGCAGTATTTTGAGACGGATCTGAAGACAATTCAGTGGACTGTAACGGGCTATACCTTGGCGCTGTCGGCAGTTATCCCATTAGCTGGATGGCTCACGGACCGTTTCGGTGCCAAAAGAGTCTTTTTGTTCACAATAGCCATGTTTACACTGGGATCGGTACTATGCTCGATTGCACAGTCCCCCGAACAATTGATTGTGTATCGGATTATTCAGGGTCTTGGCGGAGGAATGGTGGCTCCCATTGGGATGGCTATGGTTTTTCGTCTGGCTCCGCCCGAAAGAAGAGGCTCGATCATGGGCATGCTCGGAATTCCAATGCTGCTGGCTCCTGCACTGGGACCGGTATTGTCCGGCTGGTTTATTCAATCCCTCAGCTGGCATTGGATCTTTCTGATCAACCTGCCAATTGGAATTGCTGCTTTTATTCTATGTATCAAATTTCTGCCTGATACGGACCGTGGAAGAACTCCTGCGCTGGACCTGCTTGGCATGATTCTTGCCCCGATTGCATTCTCTATGCTCGCCTATGGTGTGAGTGAGGGAGGCACAAGTTGGACCTCCACTTCAACACTGACAGGTGTTATCGTTGGAGGAGTGGCGTTGATTCTATTCATCATTGTTGAGATGCGTCACCAAAATCCACTACTGGAACTCAGGGTATTCAAATCATCCGATTTCACACGAGGCATTATTTTGGCATGGGTGTCACAAATTGCTTTGTTTGGGGCCATGATTTTGATTCCTCTTTATCTGCAACAGATCAAAGGCTACACCGCTTTGGAAACAGGATTAATCCTACTGCCACAAGCTTTGGCATCTGGTGTAGGCATGCCGCTTGGTGGCCGTTTGTTTGATAAAATCGGGGCGAGACCACTCGCTTTCGTGGGTCTGGGTATCATCTCGGGGGCACTGTTCATTTTGTCTTCCATTACTTCTGAGACGGGCCTGGGTCTGATTATTCTTAGTCTCGTGATGATGGGACTCGGTATGGGTCTGTCCATGATGCCGCTAAATACGCATGTGCTAAACGCTGCTCCGCGCAAATTGGTTGGTCGGGTCACACCACTTACCGCTGCTGCGCAACAAGTGGTTGTGTCTTTTGCAGTCGCTGGCTTGACCGGATTCCTGACCTCACGAATTGCGACCAATACAACGGCTACGGATGGTGCATCGGTCATTAAGGGTCTCGTGTCTGGATTCAACGACACGTTCTTCCTGGCTGCGTGCATTGCATTGTTTGGTTGTTTGCTCAGTCTTATTCTGCGCAAACCAAAACGCATGCAGCAAGAAACGCTTCAGACTGGGGATGATCCGGATCCGGCCATGATGATGGGGCACTAA
- a CDS encoding glycosyltransferase family 4 protein, whose translation MKVLLVTYWELTHMGGIWTYVKQLADRLMALGVEVDIMGTNGAKNEVYIRNLNRTFSKDNVWPMLQAKLNPTALPQFTADSLLAYYELNRYAFEMAAAYLGVDQYDIIHAQDPVAAVAMKRILKNNTPLVTSYHGALAREAFYDEQNSNPQLTLPAYLQSRRGRYFLSLEQRSAAQSELILVSSRWIKSTLTSLQVPEEKFRLIPYAVDLPAYRAQAAVKFRQRPPSGKKVIAFTGRLEFIKGVHVLIRALASLKQARSDWVCWIAGEGNLMEDLRSQANDLGIGGDIVFWGKLDNIPSFLRRADIYVQPSLQDTQPFSVTEAQLAGLPVIVSGTAGMPEMVEPAHTGWVVPPQDVDSLSALLNALLQDDATRQRVGEQAKAWAEKYRSLEEMGMRTLQVYQEAIQKGGHPL comes from the coding sequence ATGAAAGTTCTGCTCGTGACCTACTGGGAGCTTACACATATGGGAGGTATCTGGACCTATGTAAAACAGCTCGCTGACAGGTTGATGGCACTTGGCGTCGAAGTCGATATTATGGGAACAAACGGCGCGAAAAATGAGGTTTACATCCGTAACCTGAATCGGACCTTTTCCAAGGATAACGTTTGGCCCATGCTGCAAGCCAAGCTCAATCCAACCGCTCTGCCGCAATTCACAGCCGACTCTCTTTTGGCGTACTACGAACTGAACCGATATGCATTTGAAATGGCTGCTGCCTATCTGGGTGTAGATCAGTACGATATCATTCACGCACAGGATCCCGTTGCAGCGGTGGCGATGAAACGGATTCTGAAGAATAACACCCCCCTGGTTACCAGCTATCACGGTGCACTTGCACGAGAAGCCTTTTATGATGAGCAGAATTCCAATCCGCAGCTCACTCTTCCAGCGTATTTGCAGTCCAGACGCGGACGCTATTTCCTCTCATTGGAGCAGCGCAGCGCCGCACAGTCCGAGCTGATTCTGGTCTCCAGCCGCTGGATCAAGAGTACACTGACATCACTGCAGGTTCCTGAAGAGAAGTTCCGCCTTATTCCTTATGCAGTCGACCTTCCTGCCTACCGTGCCCAGGCCGCGGTCAAGTTCCGTCAGCGCCCACCGTCAGGCAAAAAAGTCATTGCTTTCACAGGCAGACTGGAGTTTATCAAAGGCGTTCATGTGCTGATCAGGGCTTTGGCCAGTCTGAAGCAAGCGCGCTCCGATTGGGTCTGCTGGATTGCGGGAGAAGGAAATTTAATGGAAGACCTGCGTTCCCAAGCCAATGATCTTGGCATCGGAGGAGACATCGTATTTTGGGGCAAATTGGACAACATCCCTTCGTTCCTGCGCCGCGCCGATATTTATGTTCAGCCCAGCCTGCAGGATACGCAGCCCTTCTCGGTTACGGAGGCCCAGCTTGCCGGACTTCCTGTCATCGTAAGCGGCACGGCAGGCATGCCAGAGATGGTTGAGCCTGCTCATACCGGTTGGGTCGTTCCGCCGCAGGATGTGGACTCCCTGAGTGCACTATTGAACGCCCTTTTGCAGGATGATGCCACCCGTCAGCGGGTTGGTGAACAGGCTAAGGCTTGGGCAGAGAAATACCGCTCCCTGGAAGAAATGGGCATGCGTACGCTACAGGTATATCAAGAAGCGATCCAAAAAGGAGGGCATCCGCTATGA
- a CDS encoding ABC transporter ATP-binding protein yields the protein MLEVKQVSKEYDGRRGVHQLDFTMERGEIVGFLGPNGAGKTTTMRMITGYLQPTAGSIVVDGQSVHDQGRAVRSKIGYLPETPPLYPDMTVQSYLKFVAKLRDVPAREIKLRVSEMVSRLGLQEREKQLVRGLSKGYKQRLGLAGAIIHKPDLLVLDEPTSGLDPNQIIEIRDLIRELGENHTVLLSTHILPEVSTLCNRMLIINQGQLVLDGSPQHFGSSMGDQFKVSIEVKATEQQLQNLLTPWEKVRSEVIQPSDGNGGTEQQETVKMLLTGESPDDFREELFYLLSGAGLPILEMKKENLSLEQIFLKLTTTESDAESSGTNDLVMEESADSPTEEESK from the coding sequence GTGCTCGAAGTGAAACAGGTCAGCAAAGAGTATGATGGACGGCGCGGCGTGCATCAACTGGATTTCACAATGGAGCGCGGTGAGATTGTTGGTTTTCTGGGACCCAATGGTGCCGGCAAAACCACAACGATGCGCATGATTACCGGTTACCTGCAGCCCACTGCCGGTTCGATTGTGGTGGATGGCCAATCTGTGCATGATCAGGGCAGGGCTGTTCGTTCCAAGATTGGTTATCTTCCGGAAACTCCGCCGCTATATCCGGACATGACGGTCCAGTCCTATCTGAAATTTGTCGCGAAACTGAGAGATGTTCCAGCACGCGAGATTAAACTGCGGGTCAGTGAGATGGTCAGCAGGCTGGGTCTTCAGGAACGGGAAAAACAACTGGTGCGCGGATTATCCAAAGGTTATAAACAGCGCCTGGGACTGGCAGGAGCCATTATCCACAAACCTGATCTGCTCGTACTTGATGAACCTACATCGGGCCTGGACCCGAATCAGATTATTGAGATTCGTGATCTGATTCGGGAACTCGGCGAAAATCATACCGTGCTGCTCAGTACGCATATTTTGCCTGAAGTAAGCACGTTATGTAACCGGATGCTGATTATTAATCAGGGACAGCTTGTACTCGACGGCTCACCACAACACTTCGGTTCTTCGATGGGGGATCAGTTTAAGGTATCCATTGAAGTTAAGGCAACGGAGCAGCAACTACAAAACTTGCTGACACCTTGGGAGAAGGTGAGGAGTGAAGTCATTCAACCTTCCGACGGAAACGGCGGCACAGAGCAGCAGGAAACGGTCAAAATGCTGCTTACCGGAGAGTCACCCGACGATTTCCGGGAAGAGCTGTTCTATCTATTATCTGGAGCGGGACTGCCCATCCTGGAAATGAAGAAGGAAAATCTCAGCCTGGAGCAGATATTCCTGAAGCTGACTACAACGGAATCAGACGCTGAGTCATCCGGTACGAATGACCTGGTGATGGAAGAATCTGCGGATTCTCCTACAGAGGAGGAATCCAAATGA
- a CDS encoding glycosyltransferase, with product MEPKVSIVIPFYNCAYIEQAVHSALNQTYPHIEVIVVDDGSTQHVEKLEPIMDRITYVRKKNGGTATALNAGIERASGDYFVWLSSDDVMLLDRVEKQLKFMLKVKASFCHGAYHYVNANSEWMDTVQPEVGSRLEMLQVLLEGCPINGCTVMLEMDAFRKFGMFDTEFRYTHDYEMWLRLFPVYELFYFNEPLMCYRVHDSMGTKKHFEALKAEMELVQAKHRPILLNLLQIGGYWQ from the coding sequence ATGGAACCCAAAGTTTCAATTGTCATCCCGTTTTACAACTGTGCTTATATTGAGCAGGCTGTTCACAGTGCTCTGAACCAGACATATCCTCATATCGAAGTTATTGTGGTGGATGACGGATCTACGCAGCATGTGGAGAAGCTGGAACCAATTATGGATCGCATTACGTATGTTCGGAAAAAGAATGGTGGGACCGCAACAGCCCTGAATGCAGGTATTGAACGGGCGTCGGGAGACTATTTCGTCTGGCTCAGCTCGGATGACGTAATGCTGCTGGACCGTGTGGAGAAGCAATTAAAATTTATGCTTAAGGTAAAAGCCTCTTTTTGTCACGGAGCCTACCACTATGTCAATGCAAACAGTGAATGGATGGATACGGTACAGCCAGAGGTAGGCAGCCGTCTGGAGATGCTGCAGGTGCTGCTCGAAGGCTGTCCTATTAACGGCTGCACCGTGATGCTGGAGATGGATGCATTTCGGAAGTTCGGCATGTTTGACACGGAGTTCCGCTATACGCATGACTATGAGATGTGGCTGAGATTATTTCCGGTCTACGAGCTGTTCTATTTCAACGAGCCCTTGATGTGTTACCGGGTTCATGATTCGATGGGAACCAAAAAACACTTTGAAGCATTAAAAGCCGAGATGGAATTGGTTCAGGCCAAACATCGGCCGATTCTGCTCAACCTGCTGCAGATCGGCGGTTATTGGCAGTAA
- a CDS encoding helix-turn-helix domain-containing protein, producing MKGIDHKSKFLLTHREREVFELLVQDKTTRDIAGQLFISEKTVRNHISNVMQKLNVKGRSQAVVELIKLGELKI from the coding sequence TTGAAGGGTATCGATCATAAAAGCAAATTTTTGTTGACCCACCGTGAACGCGAAGTATTCGAATTGCTGGTTCAGGACAAAACGACGCGTGACATCGCAGGGCAGTTATTCATCAGCGAGAAAACGGTGCGTAACCATATTTCGAATGTGATGCAGAAACTCAATGTTAAGGGTCGTTCGCAAGCAGTTGTAGAGCTGATTAAGCTCGGAGAACTGAAGATCTGA
- a CDS encoding GldG family protein, with protein sequence MKKWLSHTNSTVLSVAVIGIFILLTLFLNSLSGFQLDLTANKQYTLSDQSLTAIKDVKDDVSIKVLTVENANNTVLNREVTDMVQEYTKRNSKLKMEQYNLTQEPTLASKYGITGSSIVLEQGDQYKVIDIASLFTAVGDGSDGSYQFTGEEKLTQALMNLSSTKTKKMVFLTGHEELGLDQLTTLRSSLEQNNITTEELQLNQAGVVPEDADLLAIIGPQRDLSDAELKAIRTYLSNGGKLMLSLGFVEDMKSSWKNIDTLMADYGVVDEHAVMVDNQQASTMGPLWVVPEYGTHAITDKLSASQLYPMLSLSIALTSKEQEKYTLSPLIQSSDDSYGETNIEGLLQNETANDPDQDIQGPVELGYAADTTEGKPKAVILGSSIFMQDSEIGNGGNRDFILNIVNYLSEKEDGLTIRPRVQAGYEVAYLNGEQARTIFFVAIVGFPLIFVIIGVFLWWRRRRV encoded by the coding sequence ATGAAAAAATGGTTAAGTCATACCAATAGTACGGTATTGTCTGTAGCGGTCATCGGTATTTTTATTTTGCTTACGCTGTTTCTGAATTCACTTAGCGGATTTCAGCTGGATCTGACGGCAAACAAACAATACACGTTATCAGATCAGTCTCTGACGGCGATCAAAGATGTAAAGGATGACGTGAGTATTAAGGTATTAACGGTGGAGAACGCCAATAATACTGTCTTAAATCGTGAAGTGACAGACATGGTTCAGGAGTATACCAAACGAAACAGCAAGCTGAAGATGGAACAATATAATCTGACACAAGAACCAACGCTTGCTTCGAAGTACGGCATCACAGGCAGTTCCATCGTACTGGAGCAGGGAGATCAGTATAAAGTCATTGATATCGCAAGCCTGTTTACAGCGGTCGGGGATGGCAGTGATGGGTCATACCAGTTTACGGGGGAGGAAAAACTAACACAGGCTCTGATGAATCTGTCTTCCACCAAAACGAAGAAAATGGTATTCCTGACAGGACATGAGGAACTTGGTCTGGATCAGTTGACCACACTTCGTTCCTCCCTGGAGCAAAACAATATTACAACAGAAGAACTGCAGCTCAATCAGGCGGGAGTGGTTCCCGAAGATGCGGATCTACTCGCGATCATTGGCCCGCAGCGTGATCTCAGTGATGCTGAATTAAAAGCTATTCGAACCTATCTGAGCAATGGTGGGAAGTTGATGTTGTCCCTCGGTTTTGTAGAGGATATGAAATCCAGCTGGAAAAACATTGACACACTCATGGCGGATTATGGTGTTGTCGATGAACATGCCGTAATGGTGGACAACCAGCAGGCAAGTACGATGGGGCCGTTATGGGTTGTACCGGAGTACGGTACGCATGCAATTACAGATAAACTGTCCGCAAGCCAGTTGTACCCGATGTTATCCCTGTCGATTGCCCTGACGAGCAAGGAACAGGAGAAATATACACTGTCACCTCTGATTCAATCTTCGGATGACAGTTATGGCGAGACGAATATTGAAGGTTTGCTGCAGAACGAAACAGCGAATGATCCGGATCAGGATATACAGGGACCTGTGGAGCTAGGATATGCAGCAGATACGACCGAAGGCAAACCGAAAGCCGTGATCCTGGGGTCATCCATTTTCATGCAGGATTCGGAGATCGGAAATGGCGGAAACCGTGATTTCATTTTGAATATCGTCAATTATTTAAGTGAAAAAGAAGACGGATTAACCATTCGTCCGCGTGTGCAGGCTGGTTATGAAGTGGCTTACCTGAATGGTGAGCAGGCCAGAACGATTTTCTTCGTTGCCATTGTGGGTTTCCCGCTTATCTTTGTTATCATAGGTGTATTCTTATGGTGGAGGCGCAGACGCGTATGA
- a CDS encoding ABC transporter permease subunit, protein MRRMMAICNKELQAYFLSPTSYFAFAVYVLMTSLLFYSSFVYYQPSIVDYRLVLGDTLSMLLFVVPLLTMRLVAEEFRQGTDELLLTSPARVTEVIFGKYLASLVILIVLILCSLVYPFFMSFFGTLDLTSVWLSALGLFFLGGSMMAIGLFASTLSQHQMVSAVAGFIILLVLWMLDSFAGNTGSALQQWLDPFALTNRFDSFTKGVLSGPDILYYVTLSGVFLLLSIQIVERKRWR, encoded by the coding sequence ATGAGACGAATGATGGCTATTTGCAATAAGGAACTTCAGGCCTATTTTTTGTCACCCACATCCTATTTCGCCTTCGCGGTCTATGTGCTGATGACAAGTTTATTGTTTTACTCCAGTTTCGTTTATTACCAGCCAAGTATTGTGGATTATCGCCTTGTCCTGGGTGATACGTTATCCATGCTGCTGTTTGTGGTGCCTTTATTAACCATGAGACTGGTTGCTGAGGAATTCAGGCAGGGAACAGATGAGCTGCTGCTGACCTCTCCGGCTCGGGTGACGGAAGTGATATTTGGTAAGTATCTGGCCTCTCTGGTCATTCTGATCGTGCTTATTCTGTGCAGTCTGGTCTATCCGTTCTTTATGTCGTTCTTTGGAACGTTGGATCTGACTTCAGTTTGGCTGTCAGCGCTGGGGCTCTTCTTCTTGGGTGGCAGCATGATGGCGATTGGATTGTTTGCTTCAACCTTATCCCAGCATCAGATGGTGTCTGCGGTGGCCGGTTTTATTATTTTGCTCGTATTGTGGATGCTTGATTCATTCGCAGGCAATACCGGGTCTGCGTTGCAGCAATGGCTTGATCCATTTGCACTGACGAACCGTTTTGACAGCTTCACGAAAGGTGTACTCAGTGGTCCGGATATCTTGTATTATGTGACGCTATCGGGCGTATTCCTGCTGCTGAGCATTCAAATCGTGGAACGGAAGCGGTGGAGGTGA
- a CDS encoding glycosyltransferase codes for MSPKVSVVIPFYNCPYVPQAIQSAINQTYTNVEIIVVDDGSTRHAELLQPYLPHIYILGKSNGGTASALNHGIRHASGDYVVWLSSDDVLYPDKIRYQVEFMQRENVLASHTNFHYINEHSAVTKLHGGAEPMADIDWLRRFVDGNPVNGCTVMIRKDLFGAVGLFNELLPYTHDLDLWLRILLNGYRFPYLNEPLTAYRWHGGMGSVRHAETIGKEAAMVWSRYREPLLQRIAAMGG; via the coding sequence ATGAGTCCAAAAGTGTCGGTTGTCATTCCATTCTACAACTGCCCTTACGTGCCGCAGGCGATCCAAAGCGCGATAAACCAGACGTATACCAACGTAGAGATCATTGTGGTGGACGATGGCTCCACAAGACATGCGGAGCTTCTCCAGCCCTACCTGCCCCATATCTATATTCTTGGCAAAAGCAACGGCGGCACAGCCTCGGCTCTCAATCACGGCATTCGTCATGCTTCGGGTGATTATGTGGTCTGGCTTAGCTCAGATGATGTTCTCTATCCGGATAAAATACGTTATCAGGTAGAGTTCATGCAACGGGAAAATGTGCTGGCCTCCCATACCAACTTTCATTATATTAATGAACATTCCGCGGTTACCAAGCTGCATGGCGGAGCAGAACCGATGGCCGATATTGACTGGCTGCGCCGCTTCGTGGACGGCAATCCGGTGAATGGTTGCACCGTCATGATCCGCAAGGATCTGTTCGGTGCGGTAGGTCTCTTCAATGAGCTGCTGCCTTATACACATGATCTGGATCTCTGGCTGCGAATCCTGCTGAATGGATATCGTTTTCCATACCTGAATGAACCCCTTACGGCATATCGTTGGCACGGGGGGATGGGATCGGTACGTCATGCGGAGACGATTGGCAAGGAGGCCGCCATGGTCTGGTCCAGATATCGTGAACCTTTGCTTCAGCGAATTGCAGCCATGGGTGGCTAA
- a CDS encoding glycosyltransferase family 4 protein: MKVLFTFFVPSGGVDTLNRLRTAVLQRHGIEAHVLYLYTGSGLQNTSGTPVFTASNDEEIRFLIHSQRYDAIIVTSDISMPGRLRGLGYTGRIIFEAQGLGTRDQALETVQMAIPYLQAHCNAAVLPPTDHLLDMFIHICPWLHRFVIPNMLDTDTFAPVPVDSPPYPVLAWVGRLEHNKNWREYLSISSKIIKKIPEARLWLFHDPSLANPEDEAMFRHMLAEYGLEDRIGIFVNVPHSQMPTFYSMIAASGGIMLSTSLLEGFGYAVAEAISCGCPVLSTDSDGVRSFITHNKTGKFYPLGNVNAAVDEAVELMHNHKLREYIRAQGREHMAASFSPDRYATSFREMMTALSIFS, encoded by the coding sequence GTGAAAGTATTATTCACGTTTTTTGTACCAAGCGGTGGCGTGGATACCTTGAACCGATTGCGGACAGCCGTTCTGCAACGTCATGGCATTGAAGCGCATGTATTGTATCTCTACACAGGCTCGGGATTGCAGAACACCAGCGGCACTCCGGTCTTCACCGCGTCCAATGATGAAGAAATCCGTTTTTTGATACACAGTCAGCGTTATGACGCCATTATTGTGACTTCGGATATTTCCATGCCTGGAAGACTGAGAGGGCTCGGATATACGGGACGAATTATATTTGAAGCCCAGGGTCTCGGAACGCGAGATCAGGCACTGGAAACGGTTCAGATGGCGATTCCTTACCTCCAGGCACATTGTAATGCTGCTGTTCTGCCTCCTACCGATCATTTGCTGGATATGTTTATTCATATTTGTCCTTGGCTGCACCGGTTTGTTATCCCCAATATGCTCGACACCGATACGTTTGCTCCCGTTCCCGTAGACTCTCCACCCTACCCCGTTCTGGCTTGGGTCGGGCGGCTGGAACACAACAAAAATTGGCGCGAATACTTGAGCATATCCAGTAAAATCATCAAAAAAATCCCGGAAGCCAGACTATGGCTGTTTCATGATCCCAGCTTGGCCAATCCTGAAGACGAAGCGATGTTTCGTCATATGCTGGCTGAATATGGTTTAGAGGATCGCATCGGCATATTTGTTAATGTTCCTCACTCCCAGATGCCCACATTTTACTCCATGATTGCGGCTTCTGGAGGAATTATGCTCTCAACTTCCCTTCTTGAAGGCTTTGGTTATGCCGTTGCAGAAGCGATCAGCTGCGGCTGCCCGGTACTCAGCACCGATTCGGACGGGGTACGTTCCTTTATCACCCATAACAAAACGGGAAAATTCTATCCTCTGGGCAACGTAAATGCCGCAGTAGATGAAGCGGTCGAACTCATGCATAATCACAAGTTACGTGAATATATCCGTGCACAGGGCAGAGAACACATGGCCGCCTCATTCTCACCGGATCGGTACGCTACCTCCTTCCGGGAAATGATGACAGCCTTGAGCATCTTCTCATGA